The following coding sequences are from one Nitrospirae bacterium YQR-1 window:
- a CDS encoding ABC transporter ATP-binding protein, with product MMAQIITVENLGKRYIIKHRGAGNYKTLRESASDAIKGIFKKSKDDSQSDTELWALRDINLEVNAGERLGVIGRNGAGKSTLLKILSRITAPTQGRAILRGRVGSLLEVGTGFHQELTGRENIYLNGAVLGMKKQEIKANFDKIVEFAGIEQFLDTPVKRYSSGMYVRLAFAVSAHMDTDILLVDEVLAVGDINFRKKCMQRMREINTETGRTILFVSHDMSSVRQICQRAIVISEGKILKDGNVNETTVFYEQNALYGSEVSPADVLRKPQKSLFYISRVQLRDMDNNTGNRFETGQSMELHIWAEGEPPIDNFTVGFDIFGEGGEKLAYGTANPMCGCFFNKTDRYFVCTIGALPLTTGKYFITLTTGIWGMQHWDIWPHAVSFTITHCDPYKTGFDINAVDVPLFINQRWRGMGVE from the coding sequence CTGATGGCACAAATAATTACAGTTGAAAATCTTGGTAAAAGGTACATAATAAAACACCGTGGTGCAGGCAACTATAAGACCCTGCGTGAGTCGGCCTCTGATGCAATAAAGGGGATTTTCAAAAAATCAAAGGACGATAGTCAATCTGACACCGAGTTATGGGCACTAAGGGATATTAATTTAGAGGTAAATGCCGGTGAGAGGTTAGGTGTTATAGGACGAAACGGCGCAGGGAAAAGCACATTGCTTAAAATCTTAAGCCGTATCACTGCCCCTACACAGGGCCGTGCAATTCTCAGAGGACGTGTAGGCAGTCTCCTTGAGGTAGGAACCGGATTTCATCAGGAATTAACCGGCCGTGAGAATATCTACTTAAACGGTGCAGTGTTGGGAATGAAGAAACAGGAGATAAAAGCAAATTTTGATAAAATTGTGGAATTTGCAGGCATCGAGCAATTTCTCGATACACCTGTTAAAAGATACTCATCGGGGATGTATGTGCGGCTGGCCTTTGCAGTATCGGCGCATATGGACACGGACATCCTGCTTGTTGATGAGGTTTTGGCCGTTGGAGACATTAACTTTAGAAAAAAGTGTATGCAGCGGATGAGGGAAATAAATACTGAGACCGGACGGACGATTTTATTTGTCAGCCACGATATGTCCAGTGTGAGGCAAATATGCCAAAGAGCAATAGTCATATCGGAGGGAAAAATTCTAAAAGATGGCAATGTCAATGAAACCACAGTGTTTTATGAGCAAAATGCTCTCTACGGCTCAGAGGTCTCCCCTGCCGATGTGCTGAGAAAACCGCAAAAGAGCCTGTTTTATATTTCAAGAGTACAGTTAAGAGATATGGATAACAATACCGGCAACAGATTTGAGACGGGACAGAGCATGGAGCTTCACATATGGGCGGAGGGCGAACCTCCGATAGATAACTTCACGGTGGGGTTTGATATCTTTGGAGAGGGCGGTGAAAAGTTGGCTTACGGCACGGCTAATCCCATGTGCGGCTGTTTTTTTAACAAAACAGACCGGTACTTTGTTTGTACCATAGGAGCGCTTCCTCTGACAACCGGCAAGTATTTTATTACGCTGACTACCGGAATATGGGGTATGCAACACTGGGATATCTGGCCACACGCCGTCTCCTTTACTATTACACACTGTGACCCGTACAAGACAGGATTTGATATTAATGCCGTTGATGTGCCACTGTTTATCAACCAGAGGTGGAGAGGCATGGGAGTGGAGTAA
- a CDS encoding glycosyltransferase yields MKNKISLILSTYKSEAYLRLFMDSILAQSAPDEIELITVLNDAGETEKEIISEYAGRFKSGLKVLFVERETLYCSWNRAIREATGNYIGIANADDIRTPESINLQLRALESSPEALFCYGTFTIVRKFPSNKGKIIIPMDYDREEFTRSMILGPFFIWRADRGTSARLYFDEQFKSGGDFDFAIRLALCGPGVRVKENLGYYYDGGGGLSTDGIIQPTERTVIDLRYGIFDKILYDYLPEALKYDTQHLLIAGVWRDAGEFVPDYDNFINNRRQKWFEKGIRNHCRKKNRLLSMPLQAKQYAISMWSKINNRGAVFK; encoded by the coding sequence ATGAAAAATAAAATTTCTCTCATACTCTCAACATATAAAAGTGAGGCATATCTCAGATTATTTATGGACTCCATATTAGCACAAAGTGCACCGGATGAGATAGAGCTGATAACTGTCTTAAACGACGCCGGTGAGACAGAAAAAGAAATAATTTCCGAATACGCCGGTAGATTTAAATCCGGCCTGAAAGTGCTTTTTGTTGAGCGCGAGACGCTGTACTGTTCGTGGAACCGGGCAATCAGGGAAGCCACAGGTAATTATATCGGGATAGCCAACGCTGATGACATTCGTACTCCCGAGAGTATCAACCTGCAGCTGAGGGCGCTTGAGAGCTCCCCTGAAGCATTGTTTTGTTATGGGACATTCACGATTGTCAGAAAATTTCCGTCAAACAAGGGTAAAATTATCATACCCATGGACTATGACAGGGAGGAGTTTACAAGAAGTATGATACTGGGACCGTTTTTTATCTGGAGGGCGGACAGAGGCACATCGGCCCGGCTGTACTTTGATGAACAGTTTAAAAGTGGAGGGGATTTCGATTTTGCTATCCGCCTGGCACTGTGCGGCCCCGGAGTAAGAGTGAAAGAAAACCTCGGATACTACTATGACGGCGGGGGGGGCTTAAGCACTGACGGCATAATACAGCCCACAGAGCGAACCGTGATTGATTTGCGTTACGGAATTTTTGATAAAATTCTTTACGATTACCTGCCTGAGGCGTTAAAATATGATACACAACACTTGTTAATTGCAGGGGTATGGAGAGATGCCGGAGAGTTCGTCCCCGACTATGATAATTTCATAAATAACAGGCGTCAAAAATGGTTTGAAAAAGGAATAAGAAACCATTGCCGTAAAAAAAACAGACTGCTGAGTATGCCTCTGCAGGCTAAACAGTATGCCATAAGCATGTGGTCAAAAATTAATAATAGAGGTGCCGTATTTAAATGA